Genomic segment of Streptomyces zhihengii:
CCGTCCAGCACCGGCAGTACGTGGCCGTCGTCGACCAGTGCGGCGGCCAGCGTCCCGTCGGGGGACGCACCGCGGGCCAGGTACGGGTGGTCGCGCAGCAGCCGGTCGGTCAGCCAGCCGCGCAGCGTGTGGACCGTCGGATCCCAGGAACCGATGCCGAAGATCACCGGAACGGGGCCGCTGTCGGGGCCGGCGCCGCCCCGGAGGAGGTCGAGGACGAGCCGGACGGCGAGGACCGACTTGCCCGAGCCCGCCTGTCCGAGGACGATCAGGCGCCGCGATTCGATGCTCCGGTACAGGTCGCCGATTCCGTGCTGATCGCCGTTCAGGTCCAGCGGCTCGGCCGAGGCACCCGGCGGCAGGCGCCGGATGTTCGCTTCGAGGTCGGTGATTGTGGTGGACACGGAACGCCAGCGCACCGGGAGCGGGTACGGGTCGAGGACCAGGCGCTGTTCCTCCTCGCGCCGCAGCCGGCGCCGTGTCTCCGTGGCGAGCGCGGCGACGGCTTCGGACAGGCCGGTGCCGGCCGGCCGGGGGGACTCCGGCCGGAGGGGTCCCCGTCGGGGGGATTCCTCCGCGAGGGTTTCCTGCCGGGCGTCCGGCGGCGGGGGTGCCGTCGTGACGGGTTCGGCCGGGACCTCGGCCTGAAGTGCGGTCAGCACGGCGGCCATGCGCCGGCGGTCCTCGGCGTCCGGCTCCATGGCATCGAGCAGCCGGGTCACCGTGTCCCTGCGGACGTTGCGGGACTTCCCCGTCTCGATCCGGCTGATGTGGGTCGCGCTGATGCCGGAGCGCTCCTCCAGCTTCAGCTGGCTCAGTCCCGCCTTCTCCCGGAGCTCCCTCAGTAAGGGACCGAGCTCATCCGTCACGTCGACGCCCTTCTGCCTGGTGAACGGGGCGCCGCAGTCTAGCGGGACGGCCTTGACATATATGTCGAGGGCCATGTCATGGCCGCCTCACCGGCCCGCTGCCAGGCTCGGAGCCACCTGAACCGCCCGCGGCCCGGGGGAAGCCGGCTGCCGCCGGTCCCCGGCGCGGGCAGCGCGGCCGGTCCCTCGTGCGGGCGGCGCCTGACAGAAGGGCGGGAGTCGACATGGCCTATCGCTACTGGTGCGGTGAATGCCGTCACCGGACCTCGTGGCTTCGTCAGTCCGAGGCCGAGCGGAAGCACCTCGACCACTACGTGGCCGAGCATCCGCGCATCGCGCCGGGAGGGCGGATCGAGATCGACGAGAAGGACCCCGAGGGGGGATCGGGATGCTTGCTCGTCCTGGTCCTTCTCTCCCTCGTGCTGGTTCTTCCGGCCGCGTGCCAGCGCTGATTCCCGCCCGCGGGCAGGTCCCCGGAGCCGCAACGCCGACCGATGAGCAGGAGTTCACCATGAGTCCACCGACCTCCCCCGCCCGGCAGCAGGACCGGCATCACGCCCGGCACCGGGCCCGGCATCACGTCCGGCCGCGAGTCCGCCGAGCCGTGGCCACGCTCGCCGCGGCCGTCGCCGTGCTCGGTGCGCCGGCGGTGCAGCCGGCCCACGCCGCCGCGCCGCAGGTCCCCGTCTTCCACGACGCGTCCGGTCTCACCCAGGTCGCCGGCGGATCCCTGGTCCGCAGAGACACCGACTTCACCCTCACCGTCACCTCCGCGGAGGTCGCCGGCCCCCACCGGATCCGGGTGTTCCTGCCCTCCGGATACGCCGCGGACCCCGAACGGCGCTGGCCCGTCACCTACTTCCTGCACGGCGGTCCCGGCACCGTCGACGACGCGGCGGCGGTGCCCGCCCTGCGCTCCGACGACATGATCACCGTGGTGCCCGACGGCGGACGCAAGGGCTGGTACGCCGACTGGGTCATGCAGAACACCGCCCTGGGCGCCGCCAACTGGGAGACCTTCCACCTCCAGCAGGTCGTCCCGTTCATCGACGCCAACCTGCGCACCGTGCCGGAACGCACCCACCGCGCCGTCGCCGGGCTGTCCATGGGCGGCAGCGGCGCGCTGCACTACGCACAGGCGCGGCCCGACCTGTTCGGTCACGTGGCCGCCCTGTCCGGCGGACTGGACTTCGGCATGGCGGAGGTCCGCGCCGCGGTCCTGGCCACGGAGCTGAACCTGCCGGGGGTCTGGTGCGCCGTCAGTTCCGCCGCCCCCGGCACCTGCGCGGACTACGGCCCGTACGTCGACAGCGACGCGATCTTCGGCTCGCCCTACCCGGTCTTCGGCGCCGACCGGGTCTGGAAGGCGTACGACCCCGCCGCTCCCGGGAACCTGTCCCGCCTCGCCGACACCGGCATCACCCTCTACACCGGCGACAACGACCTCATCGAGGGATACACCGCCAGGGCCTCGCACACCGTCGCGTCGCGTCTGGACCAGCTCGGCATCGAGAGCCGCCTCGTCGACTACGGCGACGGCGCCTCCCTCGCGCCCACCTGCAACGGAGGCCACACCTACGCCTGCTGGGCGCCCGCCTTCGCGGACTGGGTGCCCCGCGTGACGGCGGCCTTCGAAGCCGCCTCCCGGCGGCCCGGGTCCTGACGGCCCCGTCCCCGGCCGCCTGCTCGTCTCCGACCACGAACTCATCGAGGAGAAAACCCACATGACCACCCGCCGCAACAGAACCAGGCTCTCCGCCCTCGTCGGCGCGGTGTGCGCGATGACGATGACGCTGACGGCGCACGGCGGCACGGCGCACGCCCGGACCGAGGACCACGCCGCGACGCTCGCGGCACTCCGGACGCTCCAGGCCTCCGCCGGCCCGGGAGCCGCCGTGCACGCCGGTGCGGACGGCGCCGACTGGACCCTGTCCGTCGGCACCGGCACGTACGGCGCCGACCGGCCGATCCAGGAGGACGAGCACTTCCTCGTCGGCAGCCAGACGAAGACCTTCACCGCCACCGTGCTGCTGCAACTCGTCGACGAGGGCAGGATCGCCCTGGACGCACCCGTCGAGACGTACCTGCCCGGCCTCGTCACCGGCAACGGCCACGACGGCACCCGGATCACCGTGCGGCACCTCCTCCAGCACACCAGCGGCATCGCGGCGTACAGCCCGGGCGTCCCGTGGGTGGTGACGGTTCAGCCCCCGCGCAACGCCGACGGCACCTACGACCCGCGTGAAGTCGTGCGGACGGGGCTGAGCTTCGCGCCCGTCTCGGCGCCGGGGGCGAGCTTCACGTACTCCAACACCAACTACGTGATCCTCGGGCTGCTCGTCGAAGCGGTCACCGGAGCACCCGCGCGCGAGGCGATCCGGAGCCGCGTCATCGAGCCCCTGGGCCTCAGCAGCACCTCCTTCCCCGCCCCCGGGGACCGCGCGCTGCCGGCTCCGGCCGTCACCGGCTACCACGGAGCCCGGCTCGGCGGCTTCTACATCTGGACGCCCGCCAAGGTCCTCGACCCGTCCCTCTACGGCACCGCCGGAGCGATGGTGTCCACCCTGGAGGACGTGACGGCCTTCTACCGGTCGCTGCTCGGCGGTGAGCTCGTCTCCCCCCAGTCCCTGGCCGAGATGAAGGACGTCCCGGCCTCCCGCGTCGGCCTGGGGCTCTCCTCGCGTCAGTTGTCCTGCGGTGTCACCGCATGGGGCCACAGCGGCGGGATGCCGGGCTACCTGTCGTACACCCTGGTCACGGAGGACGGCCGGCACGCCTCCGCCGTCACCAACACGCTGTTCCAGTTCGGCGCCCCCAGCTCCCAGATGATCGCCCTCATGGACACGGCTCTCTGCGAGGACTGACCCGGCACACCGAGGCCGCCTCCCGGCACGAGTCCACGGGAGGCGGCCACACCCCTGCGCGGCAACCGTCGCGGCACCGCGGGAGTCCTCTGCCGCGGAGTCAGGCCGGAGGCAGGCGAGCCGGCGGCGCGAGGGCGGGCGCGGCAGCGCGGGCCCCACGCAGGTGGTGTCGTCCGGCCCGGTTGTGCGGCACGCGTGAGCTGTGGCTGGAACGTGATCACTCATCCGTAGGACATCGGCATGGATCGCCGGCCGCCGGTCAAGCCTCGTGTCGCCGACGTCGTCGGCCGAGTCATCCCTCAGATCAGGAAGTCAGCGATGAGCTTCATTCAGACCGGCAGGATCGACCTGAAGTCCGACAACGCGATCGAGACGGCAGGCGGCAACACGTCGACCTTCACCCGCGTCACGTTCCCCACCCCGTTCCCGCCCGGCTCCAGTGTCGTCGTGCTGCCCCTGACCCAGACCTTCAACGGGCCCGAGACGCCCGGTATCCGCATCCATGACGTCACCACCAGCGGCTTCCTCATCCGCTTGAACGAGGTGTACGCAGGCGCGACCAAGAGCGACGGGAAGCACACCACCGAGACCATCGGCTGGCTCGCCGCGACCGTCTGACCCGCTCCATCCGCTCCCGTCGGCCGGGCACCCCCGGCCGACGGCCCACCGGTCACCCCGCCCGCGGCAGGGCCGGCTTGTGCCGAGCAGGTGGCTGCCCACGGAACTGCCGCTTCGGGGCTGCCCGAAGGGGAAGCATCCGACCGTGACCACCTCCTCGGACGAACCGCTCGCGGCCGACGGCCGTGGCAACGCACTGATCTCGTTCGCACGGGACGGCGAGGCGACGCCACCGCAAGACGCCCCCGTGTCGGCGGCGTTGGTCGCGTTGTGGCGAGCAGGCCGCGTCCTCATGGTCTTCGACCGGTACCGCCAGTCCTGGGAGCTTCCCGGGGGAAGCCTGGAGGAGGGCGAATCCCCTCGCCGGGCTGCCGAACGCGAACTGATGGAGGAGAGCGGGCAGCGGCCCGGCGGGCGGCTGAGGTTCGTCGGCTGGGCGCGGTTCGTGCTGGCGCCCGACCGGCGGGTGGAACATCTCGCCCTGTACGCGGGGTCCTGCACCGCGCCCCGCGCCTTCGAGCCCACCGAAGAGATCGCGGCCGTGCGCTGGTGGGACCTCCGCGAGCCCCTTCCGGGGTATGTGCAGCCACTGGACGCCTACCTCGCCGCTCTCGCCGGCACGGAGACGTGAGCGCACTCGCGGGAGGGCCGCGCCACCCCCGCGCTTCCGGGGGTCCGGTGCGAGGGCTCCGGCTGCCGTACGGCGCGAAGTACCACGCGTGAGGTCGCGCCGACCGGTGTGGTCGCGTGGTGCACGGCCTTCCCGTCCTTCACAGTGATTCCCGTGGGCCATGCCACCGACCACGGAGGGACGTATGAGCGAGGACGACGAGATCCGGCCTGCCCCGGCGGCAGGGGCCGACGCCACCCGGACCTCCGCTGACCTGTTGGAGCACCTGGCCGACAAGCTCGGCGCGCGGGCCGGCGCGCGGGCCGTGTTCGGTGAACCGGTCACCGCGGGCGGTGTCACCGTCATCCCCGTCGCCGAGGCGGCCTTCGGGTTCGGCGGCGGCTCCGGCACGGGCCGCGACGCCAAGGCGGCAAGGACCGGCGGCGGAGGCGGGGGCGGCGCGGGGGCCCGGCCCCGCGGCTTCATCGTCATCGCGGACGGAGCCGCTGCCTACACGCCCGTGAGGCATCCCTGGGCGGATGTCGTCCTGCCGGCGGCCGCCTTCGTGACGGGCCTGGCCGCCGGCCGGCTTCTCCGGAGCCGGACCGACCGGCGGTGAGCGCCCGGTCCCGGCCGGGTGACAGGCGGCACCACGGGCGTCTGCGGGGCCGGTGTCATCGTTCCTCGCCCGGGAGGTGCCGGGCGCTCTCGTCCACGAAGGCGCAGAGCTCCCCGACGGCCCCGCGGTAGTTGTCCGGCGTGGTGTGGTGCTCCTTGCGGGGCGGGCCGTCGATCCACTGCGGCCAGAGGCCGCCGGGGGCCGTGAACCGTGCCGCCTGCTCGGTGCCGAGTCGCTCGTCGATGTGGAGGAGCGCGCCCAGCGCGGCCGGCTGGTCGTAGTAGAGGTCGGGGCGCCGCAGGTAGTGATCGAGGTAGGCCGCCAGCAGGTCCGCGTCGGCGGTGGTCGCGAAGGTGGCGAGGGTGACGCAGTACGCCGTGCCCGCGTGGCCGACTTCGCTGGCGAGCAGCATCTCGCCGAGGAGTCCGCGGAACTCCGTTCTCCGGGCGACGGCGATGAACCAGGCCGCGGTCTTGCGTTCGCGCCAGCCGCCTTCGAGCAGGAGCGTGAGTTCGCGGGGCGTGATGGCGGCGGCGTCCTCGCCGAGCTCCCTGACGAACGTGGCCCGTTCGGGCTCGGTCATGCGGGCCAGCGGGCCGCCCAGTTTGAGGTAGCGCCTGCCGGGCGTGACGAAGCGGCGGACGACGGCGTGCAGCTCAGGGTCCTCGTGGGCGTGGCGCATGGGCCGCATCCTGTACCGGGGCCCGCAGATTCACCAGCGGTTTTCCCCGCGGCGAGCGTGGGGCGCCGGGCGGCGCGGATCACGCGGGCGTCGCCGGCCCGCCCCGCCACCACGGCGTGCGCCGCGAGCTGCGTGCGGCGCTCGACGAAGAACGGCGGTGCCGTCGCGTACAGCTCGTCCAGCGGGTCCCCGTGGTGCGGCCCCTGTTCGCCGGCTCCCATGACGGTCCGCTCCCCTCGCGAGAGTCCTCGGAGCAGCGGGCGGACGGCCGGGCCCCGTACGGCCGGAGCGGCCGGCTCCGAGGACGGTCGCCGGATCAGGGGCGTCTGGCAGATCACCCCGGGGGTCGTCACCGACACCGAGGCCGACGAACTCTTCGTCGTCCTCAGCGGATCGGCGACCATCGAGGTGGAGGGCGGAACGGCGTTCACCGTCGGCCCCGGGGACATGGCCGTCCTGCGGGCGGGCGACCGCACGACGTGGACGGTCCACGAGACGCTGCGCAAGGTGTACGCGATCACCACCCCTGTCGAGGATTCGTGAAAACCGCCGTCGGGCCGCCGAGGGCAGTGCTACCAAGCAGGTATGGCATTCACCTACCGCACGAAGGACGGCCACACCGTCCGCTTCGGAAGCACGGTGTGGGCGATCAACGGCACGGGTCCCTTCACGCTCACGAGGCCCGACTCCGCCCCGCCGGACTGGGTCCACATGGTGAGCGCGGACGGGCAGGACATACGGCTGCACGCTCCGGAGGACGTCACCCTCTACTACAACCTGGTCCGGCGGGTCGAGGTCTGAGCGGCGGACCCGGCCGCCCGGGTCCGCCGCAGGGCCCCGGCCGGCGCCGGGCGGGGCCGCACAGCGCGTCTATCGGCTCACGACGGAACGCGCGACGAGGAATCCCACGCCGTCGACCTGGTCAGCCCCCGCGGGTCGGGGCCTTCGCCACCCGGCTCGGTCCATGATCAGAAGATCCTGACGAGACCTGCCGCAGCAGCACATGCGGCCTCCGTCGCGATGCCGGCCGCGGCCCCACCGCGCAAACGGAAGGGGACTCTGTTACTCCGTGAGGCGCGGGCGTACCCGCCCGCGGTGGCCGCCGCGGGCGGGTACGGACCCCCGCGCGGCGGCGGCCGGGGGCATCCGGCCAGGCACGATCACCCGCGGGAGCAGCGGCCGGTGCCCGCCGGGACGTGCCGGCGGGCGACCGCGGCGCGGCCCGCCGTTCGCACGCTCGCGCCCGTTCCGGAATTTCCGGCCGGGCGATGCGGCACGGCAGCGCCAGGCACCTGTCACCGGGCATTGGCGGGGCCTTTTCTTGATCGAGAACGCCATTCCAGGGACGGTATTGTGCCCCGAGAATCCCTTCGCTACGATCGCAACCCTCACCGGCCGTAAGTCCGCTCATTGCAGGGGGCGATGTGGGTGCGTCAGCGTCAGAATTACTCCCCGAGCGGGATTCTTGATGGGCGAGGCCGAGGGGAAATCCGCGTCTTCCGGCCCTGAATTAGCAGAAGACGAGCGATTATCGAAAGACTCGCCTTCTTCTCCTTTCCGAAGACGGGATTTCTCGCTCTTCTGGGCGGCGGGCGCCATCGACGGTCTCGGGACCTGTGCGTCGTCGCTCTTCCTTCCGCTGATCCTCCTGGGCGCCGGATACTCGTCCGGGCTCGCCGGCCTCGTCGCCTCGGTGGCCCTGGTCAGCGGGCTCGTCGTCTCGCCGATCGCGGGCGTGTTCGCCGACCGGTTGCCGCGCAAGCCGATGATGTACACGGCGGCCCTGGTCGCCGCGGGCGCCACGGGCACGGTGTTCGTGACGGTGGCACTCGGCCATGTCGTCCTCGTCCACGTCCTCGTCGCGGCCGTCGTCGAGCAGGCGGCGAGCGCCACCTACGGGGCGGCCGCCTCCGGGACGATCCGGCGGCTCGTGCCTCCCGGGGAGTACCCCCGGGCGATCGGGTACCTCCAGGCGCGGGACCAGGCGGTGCAGATCGTCGGGCCGACGCTGGGCGGCGTGCTCTACCAGATGGCGCGGTGGGTGCCGCTGCTCGCGGACGCGGTGTCGTTCCTGCTGGTGGCCGTGCTGAGCCGGGCGATCCGCGCGGACCTGACGCCCGAACGGGAGGGGCCCGCGGCGTCCTTCACCCGTGAGCTCGCCGAGGGCCTGCGCTTCGTGTGGGCGGAGCCGTTCCTGCGCTTCGTGGTCGTGTGGACGGCCGGGATCAACGCCCTGCTGGGAGCGCTGTACTTCCACGCGGTCTTCGCCTCG
This window contains:
- a CDS encoding alpha/beta hydrolase — encoded protein: MSPPTSPARQQDRHHARHRARHHVRPRVRRAVATLAAAVAVLGAPAVQPAHAAAPQVPVFHDASGLTQVAGGSLVRRDTDFTLTVTSAEVAGPHRIRVFLPSGYAADPERRWPVTYFLHGGPGTVDDAAAVPALRSDDMITVVPDGGRKGWYADWVMQNTALGAANWETFHLQQVVPFIDANLRTVPERTHRAVAGLSMGGSGALHYAQARPDLFGHVAALSGGLDFGMAEVRAAVLATELNLPGVWCAVSSAAPGTCADYGPYVDSDAIFGSPYPVFGADRVWKAYDPAAPGNLSRLADTGITLYTGDNDLIEGYTARASHTVASRLDQLGIESRLVDYGDGASLAPTCNGGHTYACWAPAFADWVPRVTAAFEAASRRPGS
- a CDS encoding serine hydrolase domain-containing protein, giving the protein MTTRRNRTRLSALVGAVCAMTMTLTAHGGTAHARTEDHAATLAALRTLQASAGPGAAVHAGADGADWTLSVGTGTYGADRPIQEDEHFLVGSQTKTFTATVLLQLVDEGRIALDAPVETYLPGLVTGNGHDGTRITVRHLLQHTSGIAAYSPGVPWVVTVQPPRNADGTYDPREVVRTGLSFAPVSAPGASFTYSNTNYVILGLLVEAVTGAPAREAIRSRVIEPLGLSSTSFPAPGDRALPAPAVTGYHGARLGGFYIWTPAKVLDPSLYGTAGAMVSTLEDVTAFYRSLLGGELVSPQSLAEMKDVPASRVGLGLSSRQLSCGVTAWGHSGGMPGYLSYTLVTEDGRHASAVTNTLFQFGAPSSQMIALMDTALCED
- a CDS encoding NUDIX hydrolase, with translation MTTSSDEPLAADGRGNALISFARDGEATPPQDAPVSAALVALWRAGRVLMVFDRYRQSWELPGGSLEEGESPRRAAERELMEESGQRPGGRLRFVGWARFVLAPDRRVEHLALYAGSCTAPRAFEPTEEIAAVRWWDLREPLPGYVQPLDAYLAALAGTET
- a CDS encoding spore germination protein GerW family protein, with product MSEDDEIRPAPAAGADATRTSADLLEHLADKLGARAGARAVFGEPVTAGGVTVIPVAEAAFGFGGGSGTGRDAKAARTGGGGGGGAGARPRGFIVIADGAAAYTPVRHPWADVVLPAAAFVTGLAAGRLLRSRTDRR
- a CDS encoding DUF6000 family protein; this encodes MRHAHEDPELHAVVRRFVTPGRRYLKLGGPLARMTEPERATFVRELGEDAAAITPRELTLLLEGGWRERKTAAWFIAVARRTEFRGLLGEMLLASEVGHAGTAYCVTLATFATTADADLLAAYLDHYLRRPDLYYDQPAALGALLHIDERLGTEQAARFTAPGGLWPQWIDGPPRKEHHTTPDNYRGAVGELCAFVDESARHLPGEER
- a CDS encoding cupin domain-containing protein, encoding MTVRSPRESPRSSGRTAGPRTAGAAGSEDGRRIRGVWQITPGVVTDTEADELFVVLSGSATIEVEGGTAFTVGPGDMAVLRAGDRTTWTVHETLRKVYAITTPVEDS
- a CDS encoding MFS transporter, with amino-acid sequence MGEAEGKSASSGPELAEDERLSKDSPSSPFRRRDFSLFWAAGAIDGLGTCASSLFLPLILLGAGYSSGLAGLVASVALVSGLVVSPIAGVFADRLPRKPMMYTAALVAAGATGTVFVTVALGHVVLVHVLVAAVVEQAASATYGAAASGTIRRLVPPGEYPRAIGYLQARDQAVQIVGPTLGGVLYQMARWVPLLADAVSFLLVAVLSRAIRADLTPEREGPAASFTRELAEGLRFVWAEPFLRFVVVWTAGINALLGALYFHAVFASHAEGASPSSIGLILTLAGVGGLLGALAAPWLVRRLPATRIVTGASWAMVPTAAGLAFASQTWAYGLLLSGVSLIVPSVAVVLQTRAVLVTPDRLLARMGTVLGTAGQGVAVLAPVLAGVLVAAYGGRSVALGCAGAFAGLALYATARSALVVREAP